From Carassius auratus strain Wakin chromosome 1, ASM336829v1, whole genome shotgun sequence, the proteins below share one genomic window:
- the cdc25d gene encoding cell division cycle 25 homolog d, with the protein MAADEEADCDLTAPDSHSSPVSELSFSLQNLQCQDGLKSPPPWRKLVLTPECIGPPLNTLSRERETPTVSAVRRRRARSLSPDSSSNTPRSLWRNRRDSPTNKENERAVKRLRVRLSSRFPAADETEAEWRQYRSDPEEDDSRPPETAEVDLAAAVRLGQLRSRREAPPTHVTQDAVSDLTLIGDFSKQHLLPVERGGHQELHCVSAHTVASLIRGQFGPAVQDFLIVDCRYPYEYQGGHIRGAVNLYSESQIQQAVRQASAGAELSPCSTGNTSSWRKRGQRAPHPSDSIPEERGSSPRKLIVFHCEFSSERGPHLCQYLRRLDRRVNVYPSLLYPELYLLLGGYKLFHASYPDLCDPCGYVSMHHREYREQLHEYRRRRPTRLRRRRPIKIHHRR; encoded by the exons ATGGCTGCTGATGAGGAGGCAGATTGTGATCTGACAGCCCCAGACTCTCACTCTTCTCCGGTCAGTGAGCTCTCCTTCAGCCTGCAGAACCTCCAGTGTCAGGATGG TCTTAAGAGCCCGCCCCCCTGGAGGAAGCTTGTTTTGACGCCTGAATGCATCGGCCCACCGCTCAACACCCTCTCCAGGGAGAGAGAGACGCCGACAG TTTCTGCAGTGAGAAGAAGACGAGCAag AAGCCTGTCTCCTGACTCCTCTTCAAACACG CCCAGGAGTCTGTGGAGGAACCGTCGTGATTCTCCTACCAATAAGGAGAACGAGCGAGCCGTT AAGCGACTGCGCGTGCGTCTGTCCAGCAGATTCCCGGCTGCAGATGAGACCGAGGCAGAATGGAGACAGTACCGCAGTGACCCAGAAGAGGACGACAGTCGCCCTCCAGAGACGGCTGAGGTCGACCTAGCG GCGGCTGTGAGGCTCGGACAGCTGAGGTCACGGcgggaagccccgcccacacacgTCACTCAGGACGCCGTCAGTGACCTCACACTCATAGGAGACTTCAGTAAG CAACACCTGCTTCCTGTTGAGAGGGGTGGTCATCAGGAGCTCCACTGTGTCAGCGCTCACACC GTGGCATCTCTGATCAGAGGTCAGTTTGGTCCTGCAGTCCAGGATTTCCTCATCGTTGACTGTCGTTACCCGTACGAGTACCAAGGAGGACACATTAGG GGAGCCGTGAATCTGTACAGTGAGTCTCAGATCCAGCAGGCGGTGCGTCAGGCCTCGGCAGGAGCTGAACTCTCCCCCTGCTCCACAGGAAACACCTCTTCCTGGAGGAAAAGGGGGCAGCGGGCGCCTCATCCATCCGACTCAATCCCGGAGGAGAGAGGATCGTCGCCACGGAAACTGATCGTCTTCCACTGCGAGTTCTCATCGGAAAGAGGCCCACATCT GTGTCAGTATCTGAGGAGGCTGGACAGACGAGTGAATGTGTATCCAAGCCTGCTGTATCCTGAGCTCTACCTGCTGCTGGGGGGTTACAAACTCTTCCATGCCTCTTACCCG GATCTGTGTGATCCCTGCGGTTACGTGTCCATGCACCACCGTGAGTACCGGGAGCAGCTGCACGAATACCGCAGGAGAAGACCAACACGGCTGCGAAGACGACGGCCAATCAAAATACATCACAGACGTTAA